A segment of the Pantoea sp. At-9b genome:
TGCCTTGTTTGATCAGGGTGGCCCGTGGATGCTGGCACTGGCGCTGGTCATTGTACTGGCGGCAAGTATCGGCCATGTTGATGGCTGCGTGCAGGTATGTGGTACGCAGTTTGCCAATGATCTTGCCACCTGGAACAAACCGCGTAGCGATCGTCAACTGACGGTACTGGCGAAGTCCGGCATGGTGGTATTTATCGTCGCGGCGGCGCTGTTGGCTTACTTCACCTTTAACTACTCACGTTTGCAGTTGCTGGCGCAAATCTCCTATCAGGGGATTATCCAACTGGCGGTGCCGCTATTCTTCGGTATCTTCAGCCGCTTTGGTAACAAGCAGGGGGCACTGTTGGGTATGATGACGGGCATTATTATCGCCATCGTGCTGACGGTATTTTTCCCAGATGACATCCCGGCGCTCGGCTCGCTGACCAGTGGCATCGTCGGCCTCGCGGGTAACTTGTTGGTGTTTGTTGCCTGTGGCGTGCTGGTGCCGGTGGATGCTAAAGAGAAGGCGCGGGTGGATGAGCTGTTTGCGCTGGCGGAGCGCCCGGCTCAGCCAATGGCAAAACCGGTGTTGAATTAACACGTATTTCGTAGCGGCGCGATTTACGCGCTGTTTAAACAACGCGCGATAAATCGCGCCGCTACGAATGATACAAACTCAGATCGCGAACACGTCAGGACCTTTAATCGCCATCGTATTTAGCACGCGTAACGCAGCACCATTTGGCTTTTTCTCTCCGCGTTCCCATTTTGATACAGTGACAACCGACATATTCACATACAGCGCCAGCATGGCCTGGCTGAGATGAAAGCGATCGCGCAAAGAACGTATGGCCTCGCCGTTCATCTCCTCTATCACTGGCAAACTGGCGCGTAGCTCACGCAACTGCACGCGGGCATCTATATGTTTCACCAGATCATCAGAAATCACACCGATTTCATTAAAATCGTGAGCAATTTCCTGCAAGTCTTTTAGATGATCAACCATCACACTTAACCTCTCTCATTTTCCCTGTCTTTAAGGCGAGTAGTGCCTGTTCTGGCGTCATGTTTATCATTTGTATTGCCACGGCTTTAAAAATGTAATTTCCCATAGCGCTTCCTTGTTAATATTTGATGAGAGCTTCCTTGCTCGAAAAAACACCATCTATGGTACTTAGTATGATACAAGGGATCAAGCGTTTAAAAATCATCTACATAATCCGGATGCAACTTTCCCCAAATAAGCCCATGATAAAGCGATAATTCCCTGACAGGAGTCGCTAATGGCAATGCCCACCCCCTTCAATATTGGTCTGCTGCTGTTCCCTCATCTGACGCAACTTGATCTGACTGGCCCGTGGGAAGTGTTTGCCCGGATGCCTGGCGTCAACAACTATCTGGTATGGAAAGACCGGCAACCCGTGATGTCCGACCGGGGTTTAGCGATTGTGCCGACCACCACCTTTGCAGATTGCCCGCCACTGGATCTGATTTGTATCCCCGGCGGCCCGGGCCAGATTGCCTTGATGGATGATGAGGAAACCTTGGCCTTTGTGCGTCGCATGGCGGAAAACGCGCAGTGGGTCACCTCAGTCTGTACCGGGTCGCTGGTGCTAGGGGCAGCAGGGTTGTTACAGGGCTACCGCGCCACCTCACATTGGGGCTCGCTCGATCAATTAAGCCTGCTGGGGGCGACGCCAGTGGCGGAACGGGTGGTGCGTGACCGCAACCGGATCACGGGCGCAGGGGTGACCTCGGGTATTGATTTTGCGCTGACGGTGGCGGAAGAACTATTCGGGCGCGACGTGGCGGAGAATATCCAGTTGCAGATGGAATACGACCCCGCACCGCCTTTCCACAGTGGTTCCCCGCGTAGCGCGTCAACGGCAAGGTTGGCACAGGCTAAACAGCAGATGGCCGAGTTTATCGCCCGCCGTCGTGCGGCGAGCGAAAGGGCAGGAGAACGGCTTAAGCGTTAATTAACTGGCCCAGTTCCAGTTTCAGGCAGCGATCGGCGAGGTGAAAATAGCGATCGTCATGGGTGATCACCAGCACCGTCTTGCCCCGCGCTTTGAGCGCAGGCAGTAGCTGGTGATAAAACACTTCACGGAATGCCGGGTCCTGATCGGCAGCCCATTCGTCAAACAGATAGAACGGACGATCTTCCAGCCATGCCACCAGCAGCGCCAGCCGTTTGCGCTGCCCGGTGGAGAGCGCCAGGGTTGAAAACACACCGTTTTCCAGCGTCACTTTATGCTTCAGCTGCAATGCTTCCAGCAGTTGCTGAGCCTCGTCATTCCAGCGCGAGGTATCAATCCCCTGAAGATCATCAAACAGATGAAAGTCGTTGAACACCGCAGAAAACAGCTGGCGATAACGGGCGCGATTGGCGTTGGTGACCGCGATATTATCCAGCAACAGTTCGCCGCCATCTGGTTGGTACAGGCCGGTGATCAGCCGGGCGAGGGTAGTTTTGCCGCTGCCGTTCCCCCCCGTAAGATATACCAGCTCGCCAGGGGTGAATTGCAGCGATATTGGCCCAACCTGAAAGCCGTTTGTCGCGCCATGATGATAAATCAGGTCACGCAGTTGCAAGGTCTGAAATGCCAGCGGTGCGGCATCGATGTGGGTTTGTTCCGGCGGCAGTTGCTGCTGCATGGTATTAATGCGCTTCAGGGCCACCTGGGTAAGCGTCAGGCTGGGTAAGGTGGAGAGGGCATTCTCAATGGGCACAATCATATAGAGAAACACCATCGCAAAACCCGACAGTACCGCACCACGCAGATCCAGCACCTGCGCCAGCAAAAACATCACCACGCCGATAAAAGCAAAAAAGAACACGCTGGCCCAGATGTTCGCCAGCGAGTACAGCACATAACCGCGTGTGCGCTCGACGCGCACCTGCTCAATGGTGGTAAACAAACGGTTTTGCAGGAACGATTGTTTACGTGCGGCGTGCAGGCGCAGCTCTTTGGCACCGCTGAACAGCGCGTTCACATCGCCTGTCAGCGTTTCTTCGCGCTGACGTGACTGACGCATCAGTTGCAGTGCGCGGCGATGTACCCAGCTGTAACCCAGCGAGCCAATGAACACGGTCACAATAGCAATCGCCATCACCGTCAGTGACAGGTAGCCGAGATAGGCCATGCAGCCGACGATCACCGCCAGCGACATAATAAAGGCGGGCAACGAGACGAAAAACACCACTACCTGATCAAGATCCTGGGTCAGGATACTGAGTGCGCGTGGCATACCGTGTGTTTCCAGGTCGGCATAGCGCGCATCCGCCACCTGCTGCACCAACATTCGGCGCAACTGCGCTTTACTGCGCTGCCCCATCGCCATAAACAACGACTGACTCAGGGTGCGGGTGCCGAGCATCAGTAGTGCCAGCAGGCCAAATTGCCACGCCAGTTGCAAACGTTGCGCGTCGCTGGCGTTGAGTCCCTGGTTGATCAACGCCAGTAGCCCGGCATTGCTTAAACCGCCCACCACGCTACAACCGAGCGCGAGAAAAAACAGCGCACCGGTAGTGCGCAGTAACATCAGGTAAATCGCCACCTCATCTCCTATGAGTTTGTGCTATTCAGCGGACGCCACAACAACAGCGCCAGCCACGGGCCGCCGATCAGCGTTGCCATCAGTCCGGCCGGAATTTGTCGTGGATACAACAGATTGCTGCCTGCCCAGTCAGCCAGCATCATTAACACTGCCGCGATCAGTACGGCCAGTGCTAACTGCCCAAGCGGCTTGCGCGCGCCCAGTTGCCGGGCTAATTGCGGTCCAAGCAGGCCAATAAATGACAGCGGACCGACGATCAATGTCGCGACGCCGGTCATCGCCGCCGCCAGTACCATCAGCAGCAAGCGCGCCCGTGTCACATTCAGCCCCAGCGAGGGTGACACGGTATTCAAGGGTAACAACAGCAAAGCCCGGCGCAGCAACGGCGTCAGCGCCAGCAACAACAGCGCCAGCAGCAGTGCGATACCGGCGGTGCTGGCATTGACGTAATAGGTTGAACCGGTCATCAACTGGCGCAGCATGGCCGCCGCCATGCCGTTATTACTCATCACCACCGCCGCCACTGACTGAAACAATGCGGTGATCGCCAGCCCACTCAACAGCATTCGTTGTGGGTTCAGCGCGTAGTGTCGCGCCTGCCACAGGGTCAGCGCCAGCGTGAGTAACGCACCGACCGCACTGCTGGTCAGCATCGCAGGGATGCCGCCCAGCGGCCATACCAGCAGTTGCACCGTGATGCCGAGCGATGCGCCCGCACCAATCCCGAGCAGCTCCGGGCTGGCCATGGGATTGCGGCTGACGCGTTGAATAATCACCCCGGCCGCCGCCAGCAATACCCCCGCTGAGAGTGCAGCTAATAGACGCGGTAGACGAAACGGCAACATCGCCCGCAGCTCACTGAGGGAATTCCAGTGCCAGCCGTGAATGCCCCGGGCGAAATCAAGTGACACCGCCAGCATCAGAAAAAACACCAGGATGACCGGCAGCAGCGCAGCGCGCCCTGTGGGGAAGGGCGGTTGGTGCGATTCACTCACGTCGGGTTGAAAAATATGACGCAGACGCGGTAAAAACCACAGCAGCAGCGGGCCACCGGCCAGCGCAGTCATCATACCGGTGGGCAGCAACAGACCGCCGATGCCGTTAAGACGGCTAACGCCCTGATCTGTCAGCCACAGCAGAGCTGCGGCCAGCAGCGGTGACCAGAGGAGTTTTTGTCGCAGGGTTTTCGCCCCGGTCAGCGCCGCCAGATGCGGGGCCGCCAGCGCAATAAAGCCAATCACCCCCACCACGCTGATCACCAGGCTGCTGATCACCAGCGCGGATAACAGCGCGATGCCGCGCACGACACCCGCAGGCATACCGATGGACCGGGTAACCTGTTCATTCAATGCCAGCAGCCGCAGTGGACGCAGGATTAACAACACCGGCAGTGCCGCCAATATCACCCGCGGCAACAACCACCACAGCGGGCTGGCGTTTTCCTGGGTTAGCGTGCCGCCACCCCAAATAAACACGGCAGACAGTGAACGGTCATAAATCACCGACAGTAGCAGATTGACTGAACCGCAATAGAGATTAACCAGCATGCCCGCCAGCGTCAGCGCCAGTGGCGTAAACCCCTGGCGCAAACTCAACAGAAACACGGCGGCAAAGGCGAGCAGTGCACCGCTAAGCGCCACCCATTCGCGTCCGGCCAGCAACCATGCCGGGCCGACCAGCGCCGCCAGTGACAGCGCCAGCGTGGCACCGGAGGCAATGCCGAGCGTCATCGGTTCGGCCAGCGGATTACGCAGCGCCTGCTGCATTACCACGCCGGTAAAGCCGAGCGCCAGGCCACACAGTAACGCCATCCCCTGGCGTGGCAACCACATCTGGCGGAAGATTTGTTGTGCCAGGGTGGGGAGATCGCGGGTCTGCAATGCCTGCCAGGCCGCACTCCACGTCAGTTGCTGGTGGATTTGGTGCAGGCTGAGGATCACCGCCACAGCGAACAATGCCATACCGAGCCAGCCAGGATGTCGTGTGGTCATGGCTGAGCTTCCTGTAGCGCGCTCACCAGCGATTCGGCAAAACGCACTGCCGTCAATACGCCGCCTTCGGTTGATAAGCCATCCGGTAAAACCACGATCTGATGGCCACCCCGTGTCAGGGTATGCCACAGCGGAGAGCTTAGCATCGGGTTAAGATCCACTTCCGGCCAGGAAGGCAGTAGCACCAGCCAGCCGGGCGGCATTTGCGCCAGTTGCTCCAGCTCCAGTGTGGCGATGCCCTGAGCGCTGACGGCGAACGGGGTGGGGTGATCCAGGCCCAACAACGCCAGCATGTCATTAAACAAACTGCCCTGACCGAGCGCCAGCACATGTAAGGTATCCAGCGGATGCAGCAGGTAAAGGGGGCGAGGCTGAAAATGCGCGGCGTGCTGGCGCGCCTGATCGAGACGTGCCAGCAGACTTGTCATCACCTGTTCAGCGCGCTGCACATCACCCGCCAGTTCAGCCAGCGATCGCAGATTTTGTTGCGCCTGCTGCCAGGGATGCGGGCTGGAGGTGGAAAAATAGTGCAGGGGTGCAATACGCGACAGTTGAGCTTCCGCCATACGGTGTGCAGGCGTTACCAGCAACTGGGTGGGATGCAGTTCAAACAGGGTTTCATAGTTCGGCTGAAACAGCAGACCGACATCGACCACCTGGGGTGGCAGGTGTGGCTGGCTGAACAAACGGCGATACCAGTCGGTCGCCGCAACACCAACCGGCGTGACCCCCAGCAGCAACGCCATTTCGGTTAATCCCCAGTCGAGGATCACCCAGCGTGGCGCACCGGCAGCCAACAGAGGAAAAGAAAACAGGGCAGCGCTTGCCAGCGCGCCCTGAATCAGTTGCCGACGACTGATTACCACTGATAACTCACCGTGGCGATCAACTGACGGCGCAGCCCGAAGTGACAACCGAGATCGTTACAGTTGCTGATGTACTGTTTATCGGTCAGGTTTTGCAGATTCAGCGCCAACTGCCAGTCCTGCCAGCGATAACGCATCATCGCATCATAGATCGTTCTGGCCGGCACCTTCAGGCTGTTGTCGGTGGTGGCGTAGTTGGTGCCGACATAACGTGCACCACCGCCAATGGTGATGCCATCAAACAGGCCAGGTAAGGCGTACTCGGTCCACAGGCTGGCGGTCTGTCGGGCAATCGCCACCGGCTGTTTGCCTTCGGTATCATCGTTGGCTGAGATCACTTTCGGGTTGGTCAGGGCATAAGACGCATTGACCAGCCAGCGCGACGTAATGTTGGCTTTACCTTCCAGTTCGAAGCCCTGCGAACGAATCTCGCCGGTCTGCACTGAATAGTTC
Coding sequences within it:
- a CDS encoding DNA-binding transcriptional regulator; this translates as MVDHLKDLQEIAHDFNEIGVISDDLVKHIDARVQLRELRASLPVIEEMNGEAIRSLRDRFHLSQAMLALYVNMSVVTVSKWERGEKKPNGAALRVLNTMAIKGPDVFAI
- a CDS encoding DJ-1/PfpI family protein — translated: MPTPFNIGLLLFPHLTQLDLTGPWEVFARMPGVNNYLVWKDRQPVMSDRGLAIVPTTTFADCPPLDLICIPGGPGQIALMDDEETLAFVRRMAENAQWVTSVCTGSLVLGAAGLLQGYRATSHWGSLDQLSLLGATPVAERVVRDRNRITGAGVTSGIDFALTVAEELFGRDVAENIQLQMEYDPAPPFHSGSPRSASTARLAQAKQQMAEFIARRRAASERAGERLKR
- a CDS encoding cyclic peptide export ABC transporter, giving the protein MAIYLMLLRTTGALFFLALGCSVVGGLSNAGLLALINQGLNASDAQRLQLAWQFGLLALLMLGTRTLSQSLFMAMGQRSKAQLRRMLVQQVADARYADLETHGMPRALSILTQDLDQVVVFFVSLPAFIMSLAVIVGCMAYLGYLSLTVMAIAIVTVFIGSLGYSWVHRRALQLMRQSRQREETLTGDVNALFSGAKELRLHAARKQSFLQNRLFTTIEQVRVERTRGYVLYSLANIWASVFFFAFIGVVMFLLAQVLDLRGAVLSGFAMVFLYMIVPIENALSTLPSLTLTQVALKRINTMQQQLPPEQTHIDAAPLAFQTLQLRDLIYHHGATNGFQVGPISLQFTPGELVYLTGGNGSGKTTLARLITGLYQPDGGELLLDNIAVTNANRARYRQLFSAVFNDFHLFDDLQGIDTSRWNDEAQQLLEALQLKHKVTLENGVFSTLALSTGQRKRLALLVAWLEDRPFYLFDEWAADQDPAFREVFYHQLLPALKARGKTVLVITHDDRYFHLADRCLKLELGQLINA
- the fhuB gene encoding Fe(3+)-hydroxamate ABC transporter permease FhuB, producing MTTRHPGWLGMALFAVAVILSLHQIHQQLTWSAAWQALQTRDLPTLAQQIFRQMWLPRQGMALLCGLALGFTGVVMQQALRNPLAEPMTLGIASGATLALSLAALVGPAWLLAGREWVALSGALLAFAAVFLLSLRQGFTPLALTLAGMLVNLYCGSVNLLLSVIYDRSLSAVFIWGGGTLTQENASPLWWLLPRVILAALPVLLILRPLRLLALNEQVTRSIGMPAGVVRGIALLSALVISSLVISVVGVIGFIALAAPHLAALTGAKTLRQKLLWSPLLAAALLWLTDQGVSRLNGIGGLLLPTGMMTALAGGPLLLWFLPRLRHIFQPDVSESHQPPFPTGRAALLPVILVFFLMLAVSLDFARGIHGWHWNSLSELRAMLPFRLPRLLAALSAGVLLAAAGVIIQRVSRNPMASPELLGIGAGASLGITVQLLVWPLGGIPAMLTSSAVGALLTLALTLWQARHYALNPQRMLLSGLAITALFQSVAAVVMSNNGMAAAMLRQLMTGSTYYVNASTAGIALLLALLLLALTPLLRRALLLLPLNTVSPSLGLNVTRARLLLMVLAAAMTGVATLIVGPLSFIGLLGPQLARQLGARKPLGQLALAVLIAAVLMMLADWAGSNLLYPRQIPAGLMATLIGGPWLALLLWRPLNSTNS
- a CDS encoding ABC transporter substrate-binding protein gives rise to the protein MVISRRQLIQGALASAALFSFPLLAAGAPRWVILDWGLTEMALLLGVTPVGVAATDWYRRLFSQPHLPPQVVDVGLLFQPNYETLFELHPTQLLVTPAHRMAEAQLSRIAPLHYFSTSSPHPWQQAQQNLRSLAELAGDVQRAEQVMTSLLARLDQARQHAAHFQPRPLYLLHPLDTLHVLALGQGSLFNDMLALLGLDHPTPFAVSAQGIATLELEQLAQMPPGWLVLLPSWPEVDLNPMLSSPLWHTLTRGGHQIVVLPDGLSTEGGVLTAVRFAESLVSALQEAQP